The following proteins are co-located in the Phaeodactylum tricornutum CCAP 1055/1 chromosome 2, whole genome shotgun sequence genome:
- the cc1 gene encoding predicted protein (Homologous to Rh1 from Chlamydomonas, putative CO2 channel, Homologous to ammonium transporters), with amino-acid sequence YIAFRDIMAMLLLGFGYLMTFLKNYGIGAVGFTMMLSILAMEANIPMELIMRTLKGDDGEDTSWPMPLSMETLIDAEFSAATLMISFGALIGTATPLQMMLIALSQSFFYALNKVFFVFGMVGAEDVGGSMTIHCFGAYFGLAASLAMGRGRSDGKDRIKEELGTPEPDKVSDLMALIGTTILWVFWPSFVGATETATPEYEMRCVVHTITALLASTTVTFYLSHRLCHGKFDPVHVANSTLAGGVAIGSAARLDLGGPGGAIIVGMCAGAVSVYGYVYSSPYLESSWHISDTCGVGNLHGYPSVVGALLSIVFVA; translated from the exons TACATCGCCTTTCGAGATATCATGGCCATGTTGTTGCTCGGCTTTGGCTACCTGATGACGTTTCTGAAAAACTACGGCATTGGCGCGGTTGGATTCACCATGATGTTGAGTATCCTTGCGATGGAGGCCAACATTCCAATGGAGCTGATAATGCGCACTCTTAAAGGCGATGACGGTGAGGATACATCGTGGCCTATGCCATTGTCCATGGAGACACTGATTGATGCCGAGTTCAGCGCGGCTACTCTTATGATCTCTTTCGGGGCGCTTATTGGAACGGCCACGCCCCTGCAGATGATGCTCATCGCCCTATCGCAATCCTTCTTTTATGCACTCAATAAGGTGTTTTTCGTATTTGGAATGGTCGGAGCCGAAGACGTGGGTGGATCCATGACGATTCACTGCTTTG GCGCGTACTTCGGTCTAGCCGCTAGTCTGGCCATGGGCAGAGGACGATCTGACGGTAAAGACAGAATCAAAGAAGAACTAGGTACACCCGAACCGGATAAGGTTTCGGATCTGATGGCCTTGATAGGTACGACAATTTTGTGGGTGTTCTGGCCCTCATTCGTGGGTGCAACTGAAACTGCCACCCCCGAATACGAAATGCGCTGTGTCGTCCACACTATTACGGCCCTCCTGGCCTCTACGACCGTGACGTTTTATCTCTCCCACCGTCTCTGTCACGGAAAGTTCGATCCAGTCCACGTGGCCAATTCGACTCTGGCCGGCGGCGTTGCGATTGGCAGCGCGGCTCGTCTAGACCTTGGTGGACCCGGCGGGGCCATTATTGTGGGAATGTGCGCGGGTGCCGTCAGCGTTTACGGTTACGTCTACAGTTCCCCATACTTGGAAAGCTCTTGGCACATTTCCGATACCTGCGGGGTGGGCAATCTGCACGGGTACCCCTCCGTGGTAGGGGCGCTTCTGAGCATTGTCTTTGTCGCG
- a CDS encoding predicted protein yields MIHITSRIVCVGFLVGLSIASGSAFAPLKTRYQPRIAPARQHVWTTTSTPTIRFSSWVLAYDAMESYQWKFSANNTFGFRDDGITVERLTPPATMVWDRPTTTDVAQRRKRPAPVKQDSREFRVFCDLDGVLVDFESGIRRVFPNEPNIHHVTDVRRVDMWRRLEASGPFFETLPWTNQGKALWKLIQPLRPDILTGVPAHQSSRTEKYAWCARELGIPVEHVDRAGRFHSHSPSPTIMSRKGNINQVEDDDSPRSCRVITCWSFNKHYESGPNAVLIDDRESLREAWERKGGIFIHHDGSLHRTVAQLVDHGILTPEQIPHDIGVAWEDDDENVLRP; encoded by the coding sequence ATGATACATATCACCTCTAGAATCGTGTGTGTAGGATTCCTCGTGGGGCTATCGATAGCATCAGGATCGGCCTTTGCACCGCTGAAGACAAGGTACCAGCCTCGTATTGCGCCGGCACGGCAACACgtgtggacgacgacgtcgacacCAACGATTCGGTTTTCTAGTTGGGTATTGGCGTACGATGCAATGGAGTCATACCAATGGAAGTTTAGTGCCAACAATACATTCGGGTTTCGCGATGACGGCATTACAGTCGAGCGCCTCACACCGCCAGCAACCATGGTATGGGATCGTCCAACCACTACCGACGTGGCCcagagaaggaaaagaccAGCCCCTGTAAAACAAGATTCCCGAGAATTCCGCGTCTTTTGCGATTTGGATGGAGTCTTGGTTGATTTCGAATCTGGCATTCGCCGGGTCTTTCCTAACGAACCCAACATTCATCACGTTACCGATGTTCGTCGGGTTGATATGTGGCGCCGCTTGGAAGCGTCGGGACCTTTTTTCGAAACGTTGCCGTGGACGAACCAGGGCAAGGCCTTGTGGAAGCTGATACAGCCCCTGCGGCCGGATATCCTCACGGGAGTACCGGCGCACCAGTCCTCGCGCACCGAAAAGTACGCCTGGTGTGCCCGCGAACTGGGCATTCCGGTCGAACACGTCGATCGCGCCGGGCGTTTTCATTCTCATTCGCCGTCACCGACGATAATGTCACGTAAAGGTAACATCAACCAagtcgaagacgacgactcACCGAGGAGTTGCCGGGTCATAACATGCTGGTCCTTCAATAAGCACTACGAAAGTGGACCCAACGCGGTCCTCATTGATGATCGGGAATCTCTACGGGAGGCTTGGGAACGAAAGGGCGGTATTTTTATTCATCACGATGGAAGTTTGCACCGGACGGTGGCACAGCTCGTTGATCATGGAATCCTGACTCCGGAGCAAATACCACACGATATTGGCGTTGCGTgggaggacgacgacgaaaacgtcTTGCGTCCGTAA